In Paramisgurnus dabryanus chromosome 7, PD_genome_1.1, whole genome shotgun sequence, the following are encoded in one genomic region:
- the pld5 gene encoding inactive phospholipase D5 isoform X2: MPVSATQDNTMKSQQKCIAVFALVCCFAVLVALIFSAVDVWGEEEDGVTEENCSKDCRIVLVENIPGELSFKSNSTTHLTLTMGLNHLLDQAKLSVEIVSPYWALTSTDQGSRLYSTYQGQFLFQRLLSLKSRGVKLKIASDQPNSAELKGMSDRYAEVRYVNMTALTKGRLLSSFWVVDRKHIYIGSAGMNWKALSKLKELGLVVYDCSCLALDLHRIFSLYWQLQYRDYIPSIWSKRVTAVFSKDEPLKLRLNNTDASAYVSTSPKLFCPKGRSRDIDAMRQVIQTARRFIYISVTDYLPLLNRSLKGLATSYWSPVDEMLREAAVLREVKVRLLINMWTRTHPLTFNFMTSMQALCTGLPGCSVEVRFYKGKEQTGGFQQRVNENKFMVTDNAVYIGNLDWVGSDFAFNAGVGLVIEESQNQTEYRQNSIVEQMTAVFERDWFSPYTISLQAGRNILQESPNTWQKLQAVKIKPQSTERK, from the exons ATGCCTGTCTCTGCCACTCAGGATAACACCATGAAG TCCCAGCAGAAGTGCATTGCTGTGTTCGCGCTGGTTTGCTGTTTCGCTGTCCTGGTGGCTCTGATCTTCTCTGCTGTGGATGTTTGGGGAGAGGAGGAGGATGGTGTAACTGAGGAGAACTGCAGCAAAGATTGTCG TATTGTCCTTGTTGAGAACATACCAGGAGAGCTGTCATTCAAGTCCAATAGCACAACTCATCTCACCCTCACAATGGGTCTCAATCATCTTTTGGACCAAGCCAAGCTCTCAGTTGAGATAGTGTCCCCATACTGGGCCCTGACATCCACTGATCAGGGGTCACGGCTTTATTCCACCTATCAG GGTCAGTTTTTGTTTCAGAGATTGCTAAGTCTGAAATCTCGAGGTGTTAAATTAAAGATCGCCAGTGACCAGCCGAACTCCGCTGAGCTGAAAGGCATGTCAGACCGCT ATGCAGAAGTGCGCTATGTCAACATGACCGCCCTCACCAAAGGAAGACTTCTGTCCTCATTTTGGGTGGTGGACAGGAAGCACATTTACATCGGCAGTGCTGGCATGAATTGGAAGGCGCTGTCCAAG CTCAAGGAGCTTGGTCTTGTAGTGTACGACTGCAGTTGTTTAGCTCTGGACCTGCACAGGATTTTTTCATTGTATTGGCAGCTGCAGTACAGAGACTACATCCCTTCGATCTGGTCCAAGAGAGTTACAGCCGTGTTCAGCAAAGATGAACCCCTCAAGCTCAGACTCAACAATACAGACGCGTCCGCATACGTGTCG acGTCACCAAAGCTCTTTTGCCCAAAGGGTCGAAGCAGAGATATAGATGCTATGCGTCAGGTGATCCAAACGGCGAGGAGATTCATCTATATCTCCGTAACAGATTACCTGCCCCTGTTGAACCGCAGCTTGAAAGGATTAGCGACAAG TTACTGGTCACCAGTTGACGAGATGCTCCGGGAGGCTGCGGTCCTAAGAGAGGTCAAAGTTCGTCTCCTAATAAACATGTGGACACGCACACACCCGTTGACATTTAACTTTATGACATCAATGCAGGCGCTGTGCACAGGGCTTCCCGGCTGCTCTGTCGAGGTG AGATTTTACAAGGGCAAGGAACAGACGGGTGGATTTCAGCAGAGagtaaatgaaaataaattcaTGGTGACGGACAATGCGGTATACATCG GGAATCTGGACTGGGTTGGCAGTGACTTTGCCTTTAACGCAGGAGTCGGGCTGGTGATTGAGGAGTCCCAGAACCAGACTGAGTACAGGCAGAACTCTATTGTAGAGCAGATGACTGCCGTATTCGAAAGAGACTGGTTTTCACCCTACACAATAAGCCTGCAGGCTGGCAGGAACATCCTTCAAGAGAGCCCAAACACGTGGCAGAAACTACAGGCAGTGAAGATAAAACCACAGAGCACAGAACGTAAATGA